The nucleotide sequence CCTCTATACCTTCTTCCTCTGCCTCCCTAGTAGAAAATTTCCATGTCAGGTGGACCATCTgcttcctatatatatatatatatatatatatatatatatattacaataaGCTCTGAATCCCATTAGTCTCAAGCTGTCGTAAAATTTAGCTTTTTTAGTTGGAAAAACATCTACTCTTCCTGTATGTCAACTCCTTATAGAACAATTGTACTgtgaaatttttattcttagttGGTCTCCTCAACACTGTGGTTAAGtttcttttatattgtttttggGTGTATTACCGTTGGAGAAGCTTATTTTATATGGGCATGCTAGATATTTCTCACTAAGTTATCTTGTGAACAGCAAGTGGGAGCCTTTGAATGCAGAAGTCCCTAGCCCTTGTTAAATGAGTTCTCTTGCATTCTCACATATTGAGGCTGACCGGTTTTCTTTCACCTTTTTCCACTCATCCAGTTGGATGTGATATCTGGTAGTTCCTTTTGTGCCTCAGTTGTTAGCTGACTGAATTAGTCTTAGCTGTTGAATCTGGGACATAAGATTTCATAAATTACACCAAGAGGGGCACTGATATGGTGGAACTAACCTTAAGGATAATTATGTATTATCATGCCATTGTTAAAGGTCAACTGATATGGACGGTAAAGTAGAGAAACCAATGAGGAACAATCTGAATCAAGAAACCAATGAAGAAAATATGGTGAATGCATGATGTATGAGGAAGTTTGAGATTGAATTTCTTGGGGGAAATATATTGGATATTGAGAGAAGCTTATGCTTTCTTGtcataaatgaattattttgtaGAAATTTGAATCGTTCTCACCCCCTCTTCCCCAACcccataaggaaaaaaaaaattaaattattatcaagGATGCTAAAATTCATTTACAAGAGTCTTTACCCTGGAAGAACCTCATTTGGTCAACATATTTGCTGACAAGTTTAGCTATTGACACCGAGCTTACTAGAGTCGATCTTTCCAGCACTACTATCAGCACTGAACAGGTTTGGAGAATGCTCTAATGACTACCCCAAGGTATCTAAACATTCTTTTGTTATCCATCTATAGGGTTGTAACTTGGGTGGGTCAATCAAACCCAACCCAAACCCTTTTTTTAACGGGATTTGATGACTTAACTTGCAATTTGGATTGggtttgtataaaaaaaatgtcagcCCTAATGAATTTGGGTTGGGCTTAGGTTTTGGGGCTCAAGCAACCTAAGGCTagcttatatttatataatgtgCCTAGTTGTTTAGGGTGAATTACAGGATGTGTGTTAGAGGTTCACGATCCTAGGTTTGGTTTCTATTGGCGGTTGAATGTGCTAAATCACCTAGTGTCAGTTGTGGTAGGCGTAGTCAATACCCCAAGTTTTGGGTCCTTAGAAAGTTCCTcgattatcaaatatatattatttaatagtaGTGTACTAATAGCCATTTCATTTATGTTAAGATATGtttattgttttgattgttAGGGAATGGTATGGAGTTGAGGAGTGGTGCACCTTTAAAGATTTGGTTATTTGTGTGTCATGaacaattaatttgtttttcttggttttaattttacatATACTTTTGCTATTATGTGGATTGGTTGTGaacttaaaagttatttaaGAAGCATCTTAAAGAAATTGCCCTTTCTCCTAATTGTGATTGGTTATTTGAATGGTTGATTGATAATTGAAGTTCATCATGAAGTATGTAGGAAGTATAACTTTTACTCTTGATTTGATTGTTTACCTAGAGATTACTTGAAAATGTAACTTCATCTTATATAATggtcttttatttgattttgtttagtttttattttagaggttttgatttattattgattataaTATAGGGTTGTAGCTATCAGATTGATTAAGTAATTGAATGTTATGAATTTACGTATTAACATATTGATGTGCAAAGGTTTGTTAAATGAAtgttactaattttttttatttattaattataggttgattagtaaaatatttaggGAAATGGCGTGGGTAAAGACGCGGGCattgtggaatcttcttttctccctttttggtgtgGCTTGGGTTCTCTCTGGTTCAATTAAGGAAactctccttaggtggcatggAGCGCTTGTGGGGAAAACCCGTAAAAAAGGCGTGGCAAATGACccccttatgtattttttggtcagtctggaaggaaagaaatttgttggcttttgggaatgaggtgtTTTCACTCCAAAggctaaaatattcttttgtatgtaatctttgggcTTGAGTTAAggtgtttatagttttgagcccttcttctcttgttagcttttttgagtggctaggctcaAAGTAAGGGTAGGGGTTGTTGTTTATTTCCTCCTCCCTTGGTTTCGAGTCTATGGGCTGCTTTTGTGTACTCCCTGTATACCTTGAGGGCACTagtttggtgtttcctctttctgtttaatattattctctttatctatataaaaaaaaaatttagggaaaTGGATGTTGTGTTTATGTTATGCTCATCAACTTGACCAAGTTTAGAAAAATAGGCTTGGGTTGATCCTTGTCTTGGGATGGGCTTGGGTAAATAAGTTTTATGGATTGAGTTGAACTTGGATTATTGGAAATTGACCAACTTGTTTGAGTTGCATCCCTTAGGGTGGTGGGACCAATGTGGATCAACAAGCCTTGGCTCACCACACAAAAGAAAGGTAATAAGTGACATTCCACATGGATTGATAGGGCCTTCATGGCTTCATCTAAAATTATAATCCTAGAATTGCTTTTTGGCTAGATCACCGATTGTAAAGTAAGTATAGCTAAAGCATCCATACCCCAAGATCAtttgttgataaaaaaaaaatatttttactattgtTGTGCTCCTTTTTGTGTATTGTGTTATTTTTGTCTTGACATCGTTTATTGGTCATTCTTGATTTGGTGTGATTAGCTTGTGATAGGAGGTTCGTGGGTAGTGTATGAAAAGTTAGAAATAAGTAGTGGGTTGTTCTTTCGACAAGTAGGGTATATGGGGATTTATTATCATTTGGGACTTGAACAAGTTTAGTTGTTCAAAGATGGTGTTAGAATCTTTTTTGGTAACAATTAAGTTGTTTTCAATGGAAGAAGGATATTTTTGGCTCNACCTTAGTTTATGGTCCTAATAATTCCACCTTGaggaaggatttttggatgTAGCTTCAATACCTTTTTGGTCTAACTTTTTTGAAATGGTGTGTTTGGGGGATTTCAATGTCATAAGAAGAATTTTGGAAATGTTAGGTGGCTCTAGGTTAACCCCTAGCATGAGGGTTTTTGATGAATTTAAAAGAGAGAGTGAATTAGTTGACCCTCCACTTAGAAATGCAAGAAGTTTCCGTTTGCCAAAGGTTGGATAGATTCTtatactcaaatgagtgggagcaAAGTTTCCCTCAAAGTCTCTAAGAAGTTCTTCCTAGATTGACCTTTGGTCAATGCCCCATCGTCCCAGATATCAATCCATTTAAGTGGGGTCTTGCTCCATTTAGGTTTGATAACATGTGGTCACTCCACCCATATTTCAAGGAAAGATTTAGTTCTTGGTGGTGGGAGTGTCAAGTTGAAGGTTGGGAAGGTCATAAATTTATGAGGAAGCTACATTTTGTCAAATCTAAATTTAAAGGCTGGAATAAGGTGCCTTTTGGagatttaaaagagaaaaagaacattCTTTCAAACATTGTTAGTATCGATATTGGTGAGCAGGAAGGGAATTTAACCCCTGAACTTTCAATGTTAAGGGTCTTAAGGAAGGGGGAATTGGAGGAGTTATTGTTAAAAGAAGAAGTTCATTGGAGgcaaaaaattaaggttaaatGGAAAGAAGGAGATTGCAATTCGAAGTACTTCCATAGAGTGGCTAATGGTGGACGAAATAGGAAATTCATAAAATCATTGATGTTTGAAGAGGGGGTGACTCTAGGCaacatttaaaaacatttcaaaggaGATTGTGCATTTTTTTAGAAAGCAGTACTCCAAGCCCTCGGGCAAATTTTGGAGGATAGAAGGTTTGGATTGGTTTCCTATATTATGAAAGAGTGTTGTTTGGTTGGATCGCCCCTTATTGGAAGAGGAGGTATGCTTTGCCATTTTTTAGTTAGATAAAGAAAAAGCCCCCAAGTGGATGGTTTCACCGTGATAGCgtatcaagagtgttgggatgtgataaagGAGGATCATATGAGGGTGTACTTAGAGTTCCATGATAATGGGATAATCAATCAAAGCACCAATGCTACTTTCATCTCTCTTGTGCCAAAAAAAAGTCAAACCAACAAGATCTTGGATTTCAAACTTGTCAACCTAGGTACAAGTCTTTATAAAATCGTAGCTTAAGGTTTTATTAGGACGCATCCAAAGGGTTCTCCATGAAACCATCTACCTATCCTAAGGAGCCTTTGTTGAGGGGagagaaattttagattttgttatgATTGCAAATGAATTGGCTGATGAGAAAAGGCATTCAAGGGAGGAAGGAGTAGTCTTTAAAATAGCTTGTGAAAAGACCTATGATCATGTGAACATGGGTTTTCAAGATCACATGCTAGAGAGAAAAGGGTTTAGCAAAAAATGGAGGTCTTGGATGAGAGTATTCTTGTCTTCAACAAGTTTGCAATCCTAGTAAATCGAAATGTCAAATGATGAGTTAAGGCAACCAAAGGTTTAAGACAAGTGGatcttttttcccctttcctttTCACCATTGCAGTTAATTTCTTAAGAAGGATGATGCTCCAAGCAAAGAATAGGGGTTTACTAGAGAGCTTCATAGTGGGCATGAATTTAAAGTATCTCTtttacaatttgcagatgacttgatttttttctttagagcCTCTACAGAAGACTTGCAAAACCTCAAGCTAGTCCTATTGGTTTTTTGGGCAAATTTTAGGGCTTAGGATTAATTTTGACAAGAGCACTATCTTTGGTTATAAACAAGTGTGGAGTGGATCTCTAGTTTGACTTCAATGCTTAACTGTAAAGTTTCAGATTAGTCTTTAccttatttgggtcttcctttaggTGGGAATCCACTGGCAAGTGGCTTTTGAGATTTAGTGGTTGATAGAATCTCAAGGAGATAGGATGGGTGGAAAAAAGCTTTTTTGTTATTGGGGGAAGAACAACTCTAATTCAGTCTTGCTTGTCTCACATCCTTAGTTATTTATTATATCTCTTCAAGATTCCAAAATTTGTAGtttcaaagattgagaaattgcaaagagattttctttggttgAGGGTTGGGGATGGTGAGAAAGATCATCTAATTGGTTAGGACATAATGTGTAGGCCAAAAGAGTCTAAAGGTTTGAGGTTTCGGAAGACTACTTTGAGGAATTGTGCTCTATTAGGGAAGTGACTATGGAGGTTCCATAGGAAAAGTTCTACCCTTTGACATCAAGTAATTTTGAGtatttatgggacacatcctaatgaaTGAGACATCAACATTTTGGTTAGGTGGTCACACTATTGTCCTTGGAAAGCCATTGCATAGGTTTTTCAGGATTTTTCTCCACACACTTGTTTTGTGGTGGCCGACGAGGAGAGAATttgtttttgggaagatttatAGCGGGGAAATCAaccttatcaaaaaaaaaaaaaaaaaaaaaaatagtggggAAATCAACATTTTGTTCACAATTTGTGGAACCTTAATGAGTTatcactttaaaaaatctcatcaTTTCAACAATCCTTGGTaactcttcttctccttctctttcttaGACTTCAACTTTCATCGTAACCACATGGATTTGGAAATTGAGAACCTTGAAAGATTCATGTCTTAACTCACTTTAGTGCATTTGTTTGCTTTTGTCTTAGACACAAGAGCTTGGTCTCCATCCTCTTCAGGTTTATTCTCGGTAAAATCTATCTTTTTGGCCTTGTCCAATTTATCATGATCAATTTCAAATCCTTTCTTTCTAGCtaaatttgtttggaaatctaaagTCTTATCTAAGGTCAAGGCCTTTGCTTGGTTAATGGTGCACAAGAAAGTGAGCATTAATGACATGCTATAGTTGAGAAGACCTTATAAATCCCTTAGTCCTGATTAGTGCATCTTATATAAGGGGAGTGGAGAATTGGTTGACCATCTACTTTTACATTGTCTGATAACTTTGGGGCTTTGGCCCAAGTTACTCAGTTTAGCTAGGATGGATTGGGTTCCACTTGAGAATATATGCAGCATGATGACCATTTCTTTTAGAGGATTGTGGAATTTTGTTAGAGGCAAAACCTTTTGGCAAATCGCTTGCCTTACTTTGCCTTGAATCTTGTAGACAGGGAGATTTGAGGATCTTTGAAGAAAAGTGGAGGGTGGTAGAGATGTTGTGAGATTTACTTCACTTTTATTCCTCCTTATGGGCCTCTTGTACTATTGCCTTTAAAAGCACTCCTCTCAATATCATTCAACTTAATTGGCGTTTGGTTTGTAAATCAAAAGGGTTGGACAACAATGAGAGGAGCTTTGTTtggaatctatatatatatatagccatATATGGACTAATTGTTGTATAGGTTTGCTTGTATAGTGGAGGAGCTTCAGTCATATTCTGATCAAATTCCTGTATTTTGTAGATAGGacccctcatccttctcttgtactttttATCCATGTCTAATATATctttgtttctgattaaaaCAAAAGTCTTGCTTTGGTGTGATATGTAGCAAAAATGCATTTATTGTGATGCTTGAGATAAGGTGAACATGCATAGCATGTGCAAATGTTGTTGACATTGTTTATTCTTCATTCTTGTTTTGTTAGGAGCACATTCAGATGTTGCTGTGTTTTTCTAGGCAGAAAACACATTTGGGTGTTTTAAACAACACTGAATAAGTTTTATAGCTGACTCCATACTTACCTGATGACTGATATATGTTCTATATTTAGGTAAAAGAGATCCTCATTGAAGAGTCAAATGTTCAGCCTGTCAATAGTCCAGTCACTGTTTGTGGTGATATTCATGGCCAGTTCCATGATCTAATGAAACTCTTCCAGACAGGAGGTCATGTACCAGAgactaattacatttttatggtAAGATTTATGATTCCGTTTTGAGAATTACTATGGTGCCTTTTTTACTTCTCTGGGGATTCAGATTTCATCATTCATTTAATTTCTATGAGCTTGTCCTCCTTAATACTTGGTAGGGCGATTTTGTTGATCGAGGGTACAATAGCCTTGAAGTCTTCACAATCCTTTTGCTTCTGAAAGCCAGGTATGTCTTTTACATGCAAGTTTTACTGGTTTGCCACTTGGTGCATTTGGTGGATTGTTGCTTGTTTACTATCTACTTGATATCTGCAGTCTGTTTCCTTTCCTCTGGTTTGTTAGATTGTATGGAACTGGTTGTTCACTTTTTCACTCCCAAGCATGATAGGTGCCTGTTGCTTGCGTAGTATAGCATAGTCTAGGTGGCTTGGAGATGTTTGGAGCTGGAGCAATTTGTATCTAACAAAGAAATGAGGGGTGAAAGAAGAGAAGACACACATGTTGGCATTTTCAGACTTTTTAGATGTGCAATTGTGTATTTCCTTTTTCTGAAGGGAATTTTTATGAATAATGAGCCTCACTCTTACTTAAGGGTGAAACTGTTATTTAGTATGGAATGGTAATATCATAAATCTAGTAAATCTTTGCAGTATCCTTGTGGGTTGTTTCTGTAGGGTTGAACTGTTTCCTGaagaaatgtaatttttataGGCTTCTATATCCAACTTACTTGGGATTAATTGGGTAATGCCTCTGATGGAGAAAGAATTTTTAGGGCATTGGTGGATAAAAGCAGGAAGTGGGAAGGTCTACGTGGAAATTGGTTGCATGTGCTGTTTttctatttgttatttattcatttatttagagTGAGTTTGAAAAGAGGCATAATAGAAGTTTTGAGGATCCTGGGCTTCACATGGGAAACTTGAGGCCTATTATAATTGAAGTTTTTAAAGGTGAAGGCGTAAGCCTTTTGAGGCATTCTAACAAGTCAATTGGAGTTATAAGAAACCAAATTAATAGTTCcacacttgaaaaaaaaaagaaaaacaaaacaagtcATAAAATAACAAAGtcaatcaagttttaaaaaaaagattaattaattttatagatacaattaacaattaaaatgaattttattttatttcacaatttatCACttaaaaagacaagaaaaaaaaataaaaacaaaatattttcaaaattggagaaaataaaatattttttctagcAATGTATTTAGACTCTTAGTGTatttttattaaggaaaaaaaatgaaaattaataaaaataaaaaatgaaaaatggaaataaaatgtGAACTTTGAGATGTGAATATGATTGTGGTGGTGAAAATAAGAATAGAGAAAagtgaatttttctttttttttaaaaaaaaattaacaattgtGTGGTAGAGAGTAAACTATGAGAGAAGTGATGAGGTAAGAaagacaaacaaaataaaaaaagaaaagaaaagaatgagagaggTGAGACTGAGAGAGAAGAGGAAGAGTACTGATGAGACGGTGAGGGAAGCTTAGAAGTGGAAGCGTACCTATCGAGATGACAGAGGAAAGAGGAAGTGGTACCTGTTAAGACAATGAATGAAGAGGAGCACAAGCTTCCATCGGAGTGAGGTGATTGTCGGAGAAGTGCCTAACCTTCAAGCCAGATTAGGTATAATGAACTAgggttaggttttttttttcaaattctttctctattttgtcatttttggaCTTACACATTGgttcttcttcaatttttgCAACCAAGAGGCTTACGCCTCAAATGGTGGCGCGTAAAAGGCACACTTGAAGTGTATCTCAACAATGCTTCAAGCCGAAAGACGAATATGCcttttgtgtcttttttttttttttcacaacacCTTAAGATGTTTTCAGGATGCCTTGCTCTAGGGTGCACCTCAAAAACTCCTTTGTAAACACTAATTGTAACAAAGAGATTTTTGCCTTTGGGGTAAGTTGAGGATGTTGGGAATGACTTTCTTTGTACAGTTCTTAAGCTTTCTTATAACTTTAATTTCATTGTTTTCCCCTGTTCAGTGAATATTTTCTGCATACGCTAGCCTTGGCCTTACATTCTGTTGCTTTTATGCACAAAAAAGTCAATTGGAGTTGGTAATGATGTAATGCTGTTGGGCCTCATACACCAAGGCTTTTAAAGACATTCTCAATTCAATTGGCATTTGGTGTGTAAATCAAAAGGGTTTGGACATCATTGAGAAGAGCTTAGTTAGAACTTGAGGAGATTACATCTTTGTGTATTGTGTAGTAGTCTAAACCTTTTGTATAAACTCCTTGTATAGTAGAGGAATTCAgtcatattttgaatttttaattgtatggAGGACTCCCCATCCTTCTCACGTTTTCTTTAACATTAATATATTCATCTCTTGTTTCTGATAAAAGAAGTGATGTAATGTTGCTGGTTAGGACAAATAAAGTAGTTATATTGTCATGTTAACACCCATTGAACAAATTCTTGGGTTCAAagaaattcttcatttatgttGGTAGATGTGATTGATTTAAGAATTTGTCATCTTTGTATCATACTATCCTCTTCTTAACCTGAGAGCTTCTAGTGCTCTGCTTTAGTCTAAATTCTATGAAACTTTTGTATGAGCCTACAGTTAATTGCCCAATGTATTTATTATGGAGTTGCCTGATGAAAAATTTACATTAAACTAGTTTTTAAACTCAACTTCATTTGCTGCCGAGCAAAGGTTTGGGCTAAGGATGTGGGAGGTTTCAAGTTTGAGTCCCAACAGGAACAAAAAGAGTTTAATTATCAAAAcaggaaaaaaaggaaggaaatatTTGAGATAGAGAAGGACAACCATATAGGCATCTATTATGAATTGCATATGGCTCTACAATGGAATTTACTTATGCTTACCATCTTCAAATCTTTATATTATGTACCTGGAGATtctgacattttcttttttgtgcttGCTCATAGATATCCGGCTAACATTACTCTTTTGCGTGGAAATCATGAGAGTAGACAACTTACTCAGGTATGTTATAAGTTATaactattaattttaataaagagTATATAAAAATACTCTAGGCATCTGTTTCTTGTgttatttgtgtttttaatgATGCAATTATGTGAAACAGATGCAGTGAATATTTGAAGATGGATTTGGAAGTATTAATGCAGGATAATGAGATATCCACCATATAGGTCTCAATTCAAAGATCTATATGCAGTGACTGCTTCATACTTGTGTTTGCCCATATGAAATCCTGCAATTATTTGATGTGctcaatttatttgttagtCCACCGTATTAATCTCAACTCAAAAACCTCAGAGGTGTCCTAAATTTCTTGGTCTCTCACATTTGTGTTTAAGTCAAAGTTCCAAGGGGTATTACGGATGAAAAGTGAAGAAGTTAGCAATGTGAAACCAGTTAATATTAAAACAATGGAAAAACATTGTTCAGTTGTGGAAAAATGACACATTTGAGTTTATTTTAGTGCCTATTGAAGGAACAAATTGACAAACCTTTGAGAGTTGAGTTATCATGCTAGtggttaatttttttcccctcaagTCCCTATctatttgaattaatgatttttttggCGAAAGgaatttatcttttaaacttCATTGATAGTTTGGGCTTATAAGGTTCTCTTTGTTCTACTGAAGCATCATTGTTCCGGTACTGTTTGTAGACTTCCTGTCCATGGGGTTACATCTCCCTTTTGCTGTCtctaacaaatatttatttgctcataaataaataaataaataaataaaatctgaaATATCTCAAGATTTGAAGCCCAAGAACTCATGATTACTGGAAGAATATCACATGAACTGTTTCCCCACATAGGATGAAACACATTGCACAACTGTGACAAGAGATTTACCAATATTTAGGATAGTTATTAGTGtatacttttcttcttttccagGTCTATGGTTTCTATGATGAGTGCCAAAGGAAGTACGGAAATGCTAATGCATGGCGGTACTGCACAGATGTTTTTGACTACCTAACCCTCTCTGCGATAATAGATGGAACTGTAAACCTCTCACTTTATCTCTCTCTTGCATTAATGTGTACcagtgtgtgtgtgtttttaatatatctaaGTTGTAGTGTCTATCTGTTAATGTTATATGTCTCATTGTTTTTGGAATTCCAGGTGCTTTGTGTCCATGGTGGTCTTTCACCTGACGTTCGAACAATTGATCAGGTTTCTTTGCCCTCTGATCGTCAACTGAAATTTCTATATGTTTAGCAATATCAAGATTccaatatatcttttatttgcATTTGATTTTACTTCTTATCTCATTGGAAGCATTTTTTTTGCATATTCCTAATCTGCATTTTAATTGAAGTTTACCTTTGTTGAAATGAAGGGCTATAATGGGTCTGACTTTACCTCACCATGCGTTTGGGATGTAACTCATTATAATCATTTTTGACTAATTTGGGGTCATTCAATATGTGAGCTTTTGTCGATGAGTTAACACAAAATCTGTTGCAAGTTAATACAAAATTTGTTTGCTAATGTAATCAACCTGATATCAGTAAGCAGCTTACCTGCTTTACTGGTTTTGGAAGGCATCCTATTGTTGGAAATTTATGAAGTTGGGTTAAAGAGGATTTTAATAATGTTAGGcataattttatatgatattaataaaattcttgtgtctgataaaataataataataatgttaaggCATAAATATTGCAGGTACTGTAAGGATTTAATTGTAATTGTGCTATATGGTTGGTCCTCATTGTTAAGCTATCAACTTTTCTAAAAGCTTACTATATCAGGATAACACCATGCCTCATGTGTGACTCCATGCCTACAAGAGGAGGGGCAAATTAACAGTAAGTAGAAAGGGGGAACAGTTGTAGGAGAGGCTTCAACTGGAGACTTTTAGTAAGCATAACTCTGATAAACTGTTAAGCTACCAAGTTAccaactttttaaaaacttaaactgTTTAATATGagcccacaatgtatatcaGGCTAACACTTGCTATCACTTACAAATAACGGATTCATGATATTTACAAGAGTGCTTAAATTTGCTGGTACCAAGTCAAAAAATATTTGCTTTAACAAATGCAATATTGGTGAGAACCACTCCCACCCCAATCTCCATCCCCATTTGTTTCATTACATTTTTACTAGTTATCCCATTTTCACATTGCTTCTAAAATCTAGGCTGTTTTCAAAGTCAAAAgagttatttttgaaattatggACACATTTAAGGCAATTCATTTGTACAGGCATCCAAAGGCATGTTCGTTTCTGTTTCAGACATCCTATTGATCCCTATGATGTTTAGAGCTTTGTCTAAGCAGTTGTTTTCTGTGCCCAAGAATCCACCATGAGCAAGATATTAACCTAAGTTTTGGCATCTTAATTTTGTTTCTGCCCCTCATTTTTGCAGATTAGGGTCATTGAACGAAATTGTGAAATTCCTCATGAGGGGCCATTCTGTGATCTTATGTGGAGTGATCCTGAAGACATTGAGACGTGGGCAGTCAGTCCACGTGGAGCAGGTTGGCTTTTTGGATCAAGGGTCACGTCTGAGGTAGAGTGATACAATCTCGGCTTCGTCTTTTCCAGACTTCATGTTTgctgaggaattttttttttctttctttacagTTCAACCACATAAACAATCTTGATCTGGTTTGTCGAGCCCACCAGCTTGTACAAGAAGGTCTAAAGTACATGTTTCAGGATAAAGGACTCGTAACCGTAAGATTCTGTAGATTTTTGCAGTTGTTTTGTCATCGATAGTTTTAACCATCAATATTAATAGTTTGGTTCTTGACTTTTTCAGGTCTGGTCTGCACCAAACTACTGTTACCGTTGTGGGAATGTCGCTTCCATATTGAGCTTCAAT is from Vitis riparia cultivar Riparia Gloire de Montpellier isolate 1030 chromosome 10, EGFV_Vit.rip_1.0, whole genome shotgun sequence and encodes:
- the LOC117923785 gene encoding phytochrome-associated serine/threonine-protein phosphatase — protein: MDLDQWISKVKEGQHLLEDELQLLCEYVKEILIEESNVQPVNSPVTVCGDIHGQFHDLMKLFQTGGHVPETNYIFMGDFVDRGYNSLEVFTILLLLKARYPANITLLRGNHESRQLTQVYGFYDECQRKYGNANAWRYCTDVFDYLTLSAIIDGTVLCVHGGLSPDVRTIDQIRVIERNCEIPHEGPFCDLMWSDPEDIETWAVSPRGAGWLFGSRVTSEFNHINNLDLVCRAHQLVQEGLKYMFQDKGLVTVWSAPNYCYRCGNVASILSFNENMEREVKFFTETEENNQMRGPRTGVPYFL